A section of the Oryzias latipes chromosome 10, ASM223467v1 genome encodes:
- the LOC101173074 gene encoding transmembrane protein 216 isoform X2 yields MEERLTVAAGVAAGILLPYPSDNLVLDVVLLLLFLALEALRIFYGWKGNLCERSLTSCLSLFILVSCAALAVYYLLLQTFVLRLEFLLCAVLLCFYGLEFLLGFIALSSFSRSKVY; encoded by the exons ATGGAGGAGCGTCTGACGGTTGCTGCTGGTGTCGCTGCAGGGATCCTGCTGCCGTACCCGTCTGACAATCTGGTCCTGGATGTggtcctgctgctcctcttcctcgctctggaggctctgcgCATCTTTTACG GCTGGAAGGGGAACCTGTGTGAGCGCTCCCTGACCTCCTGCCTGTCGCTCTTCATCCTGGTCTCTTGTGCGGCGCTCGCCGTCTActacctgctgctgcagacctTCGTTCTGCGGCTGGAGTTCCTGCTCTGCGCCGTCCTGCTCTGCTTCTACGGCCTGGAGTTCCTGCTGGGATTCATCGCCTTATCTTCCTTCTCCAG GTCCAAGGTGTACTGA
- the LOC101173074 gene encoding transmembrane protein 216 isoform X1 has translation MAPGSRPILSSTPLQVLLYLNSWYFAAFYLAEILMFIYKGILLPYPSDNLVLDVVLLLLFLALEALRIFYGWKGNLCERSLTSCLSLFILVSCAALAVYYLLLQTFVLRLEFLLCAVLLCFYGLEFLLGFIALSSFSRSKVY, from the exons ATGGCGCCTG GGAGCCGACCAATC CTGTCCTCCACGCCTCTGCAGGTGCTGCTCTACCTGAACAGCTGGTACTTTGCCGCTTTCTACCTGGCGGAGATCCTCATGTTCATCTACAAAG GGATCCTGCTGCCGTACCCGTCTGACAATCTGGTCCTGGATGTggtcctgctgctcctcttcctcgctctggaggctctgcgCATCTTTTACG GCTGGAAGGGGAACCTGTGTGAGCGCTCCCTGACCTCCTGCCTGTCGCTCTTCATCCTGGTCTCTTGTGCGGCGCTCGCCGTCTActacctgctgctgcagacctTCGTTCTGCGGCTGGAGTTCCTGCTCTGCGCCGTCCTGCTCTGCTTCTACGGCCTGGAGTTCCTGCTGGGATTCATCGCCTTATCTTCCTTCTCCAG GTCCAAGGTGTACTGA
- the LOC101173315 gene encoding transmembrane emp24 domain-containing protein 9: MQPCVLALLLLALFCSRAPALYFHIGELEKKCFIEEIPDETMIIGNYRTQLYDKQKEEYLPASPGLGMFVEVKDPDEKVILSRQYGSEGRFTFTSHTPGEHQICLHSNSSKFSLFVGGTLRVHLDIQVGEHANNYAEIAAKDKLTELQLRVRQLVEQVDQIQKEQNYQRYREERFRQTSESTNQRVLWWSIVQTLILVAIGIWQMRHLKSFFEAKKLV; encoded by the exons ATGCAGCCGTGCGTGTTGGCGCTCCTGCTGCTCGCGCTCTTCTGCAGCCGCGCGCCCGCGCTCTACTTCCACATCGGAGAGCTCGAGAAGAAATGTTTCATCGAGGAGATCCCGGACGAGACCATGATCATCG gaaACTACCGCACGCAGCTGTACGACAAGCAGAAGGAGGAGTACCTGCCGGCCAGCCCGGGTCTGGGCATGTTTGTGGAGGTCAAGGATCCTGACGAGAAG GTGATCCTGTCTCGGCAGTACGGCTCGGAGGGACGCTTCACCTTCACGTCGCACACGCCCGGAGAGCACCAGATCTGCCTGCACTCCAACTCCTCCAAGTTCTCCCTGTTTGTGGGAGGAACGCTG AGAGTTCACCTGGACATCCAGGTGGGCGAACACGCAAACAACTACGCCGAGATCGCCGCCAAGGACAAGCtgacggagctgcagctgagggTCCGGCAGCTGGTGGAGCAGGTGGACCAGATCCAGAAGGAGCAGAACTACCAGAGG TACCGCGAGGAGCGTTTCCGCCAGACCAGCGAGAGCACCAACCAGCGCGTCCTGTGGTGGTCCATCGTCCAGACCCTCATCCTGGTGGCCATCGGCATCTGGCAGATGAGACACCTGAAGAGCTTCTTTGAGGCCAAGAAGCTGGTCTAG